One window of Medicago truncatula cultivar Jemalong A17 chromosome 2, MtrunA17r5.0-ANR, whole genome shotgun sequence genomic DNA carries:
- the LOC11411053 gene encoding F-box protein CPR1 — protein sequence MANIPPEIFIDILSLLPPHPLLRFRSTSKSLKSIIDSHTFTNLHLKNSNNFYLIIRHNANLYQLDFPNLTPPIPLNHPLMSYSNRITLFGSCNGLICISNIADDIAFWNPNIRKHRIIPYLPTTPRSESDTTLFAARVHGFGYDSFAGDYKLVRISYFVDLQNRSFDSQVRVFSLKMNSWKELPSMNYALCCARTMGVFVEDSNNLNSNSLHWVVTRKLEPFQPDLIVAFNLTLEIFNEVPLPEIGEVNNESESFEIDVAVLGGCLSMIVNYQTTQIDVWVMKEYGLKDSWCKLFTLVGLFFPTPLKSLRPLGYSSDGKKVLLEIDRKKLFWYDLKSENVTSVPGIPNMNEAMICVGSLVPPSLPVDNCRKENLHKLRCESISKRRDDFLSQGFKLSL from the exons ATGGCGAATATTCCCCCGGAAATATTCATCGACATACTCTCCCTTTTACCACCACACCCCCTTCTCCGATTccgatcaacctcaaaatcacTTAAATCCATAATCGATTCTCACACCTTCACCAACCTCCATCTcaaaaactccaacaatttctACCTCATCATCCGCCACAACGCAAATCTCTACCAACTCGATTTTCCTAACCTCACCCCCCCAATCCCACTCAACCACCCTCTCATGTCTTACAGCAACCGCATCACTCTCTTCGGTTCATGCAACGGTCTCATCTGTATCTCTAACATCGCCGACGATATCGCTTTCTGGAACCCTAACATCCGTAAACATCGGATCATCCCTTATCTTCCTACTACTCCTCGCTCTGAATCTGATACGACTCTCTTCGCTGCTCGTGTTCATGGATTTGGTTACGATTCTTTTGCTGGAGATTATAAACTTGTTAGAatctcttattttgttgatttacaGAACCGTAGCTTTGATTCGCAGGTTAGAGTTTTTAGCTTGAAGATGAATTCATGGAAAGAGCTTCCTAGTATGAATTATGCTCTTTGTTGTGCTAGAACTATGGGTGTTTTTGTTGAAGATTCGAataatttgaattcaaattctCTTCATTGGGTTGTGACAAGGAAACTCGAACCGTTTCAACCTGATTTAATAGTTGCGTTTAACTTAACACTAGAGATTTTCAATGAAGTTCCACTTCCTGAAATAGGTGAAGTTAATAATGAGAGTGAGAGTTTTGAAATCGATGTTGCGGTTTTGGGAGGGTGTCTTAGTATGATTGTGAATTATCAAACTACTCAAATTGATGTTTGGGTGATGAAAGAATATGGATTAAAAGATAGTTGGTGTAAATTGTTTACTTTGGTGGGACTCTTTTTTCCGACACCTTTGAAATCGTTGAGGCCTTTAGGTTATTCGAGTGATGGAAAGAAGGTTTTATTGGAAATAGATCGTAAGAAGCTGTTTTGGTACGATCTCAAGAGTGAAAACGTTACTAGTGTTCCAGGAATTCCTAATATGAATGAAGCTATGATTTGTGTTGGTAGTCTTGTACCACCTTCTTTACCTGTTGATAATTGTAGGAAGGAGAATTTACACAAATTGAGATGTGAAAGTATAAGCAAGAGAAG GGATGACTTCTTGTCCCAAGGATTTAAATTGTCATTGTAA
- the LOC11413586 gene encoding tonoplast dicarboxylate transporter, with protein sequence MAGEDSLNATLLPLQEPIQETPNNNSITIFSILNLQNFYIILGPLLSIIICLLVKLDAPTTSTKMLGVIAWVFTWWITNAVPLPVTSMCPLFLFPLFGIASADTVAHSYMDDVITLVLGSFILALAVERYNVHRRLALNVTLVFCGDPLNPSMLLLGLCATTFFVSMWLHNVATAVMMMPVATGILHRLPPAEEQPELMNKFSRAVILTVVYATPIGGISTLTGTGVNLIIIGMWKSLAPEAKPISFNSWFFFGFPVAVLLLLCFWCILCLIYVRKGSSRALSDYLDRALLKRDLEALGPMSFAEKMVLCVFGLLIVLWMTRRISDDLPGWGVLFHGLVGDGSISVLAAVLLFIIPNMKQNGEKLMDWNECKKLPWNLILLLGAGFALADGVQSSGLADVMSKALEFLKDVPYLAIVPAVSLLCSIITEFITSNDATATLLVPLLYHIAINMHVHPLLLMIPGGIATEFAFWLPTSTPSNVVGFATGHIEIKDMLKVGVPLKVAGVSVLALLMPTLGSIVYGTNDGTQ encoded by the exons ATGGCTGGAGAAGACTCTCTCAATGCGACACTTCTACCCCTTCAAGAACCAATCCAAGAAACACCCAACAATAATTCCATTACAATATTTTCAATCTTAAACCTTCAAaacttttatataattttaggACCATTATTGTCAATTATTATTTGTCTCCTAGTGAAGCTAGATGCTCCTACGACAAGCACAAAAATGCTTGGTGTGATTGCTTGGGTTTTCACGTGGTGGATCACTAATGCTGTTCCACTTCCTGTTACTTCCATGTGTCCCCTCTTTTTGTTTCCTCTCTTTGGAATTGCTTCAGCTGATACTGTTGCTCATTCTTATATGGATGATGTGATTACACTTGTTTTGGGAAGTTTCATACTTGCTCTTGCTGTGGAACGATACAACGTGCATAGAAGATTGGCTTTGAAT GTAACCTTGGTGTTTTGTGGCGATCCACTGAATCCATCAATGCTACTATTAGGTCTATGTGCAACCACATTTTTCGTGAGCATGTGGTTACACAATGTGGCAACAGCGGTTATGATGATGCCGGTAGCAACCGGAATCCTACACCGGCTACCACCAGCGGAGGAGCAGCCAGAATTAATGAACAAGTTCAGTAGAGCAGTGATTCTAACAGTGGTGTATGCTACACCAATTGGAGGGATAAGCACTCTAACAGGAACAGGTGTGAACTTGATAATAATTGGAATGTGGAAAAGCCTTGCCCCTGAAGCAAAACCAATAAGCTTCAATTCTTGGTTTTTCTTTGGGTTCCCTGTGGCTGTTTTGTTGCTTCTCTGCTTTTGGTGTATACTATGTTTGATTTATGTTCGAAAGGGGTCGAGTAGGGCTTTGTCTGATTATTTGGATAGAGCTCTCTTGAAGAGAGACCTTGAAGCTCTTG GTCCCATGTCTTTTGCTGAAAAGATGGTGTTATGTGTATTTGGG TTGTTGATAGTACTATGGATGACAAGAAGAATATCAGATGACTTACCTGGATGGGGAGTTTTGTTCCATGGCCTTGTTGGTGATGGAAGCATCAGT GTACTAGCAGCTGTCTTATTATTCATAATCCCAAACATGAAGCAAAATGGGGAGAAGCTAATGGACTGGAATGAATGCAAAAAGTTACCATGGAACCTAATTTTGCTTCTAGGAGCTGGATTTGCCTTAGCAGATGGAGTACAATCTAGTGGTCTAGCTGATGTAATGTCAAAAGCCTTAGAATTCTTAAAAGATGTTCCATACTTAGCAATTGTTCCTGCTGTTAGTCTACTATGTAGCATTATCACTGAATTCATCACTTCCAATGATGCCACAGCCACACTTCTTGTTCCACTTTTGTATCACATAGCCATAAATATGCATGTTCATCCACTTCTTCTTATGATCCCTGGTGGTATAGCAACTGAGTTTGCATTCTGGCTTCCAACATCAACACCTTCAAATGTTGTTGGATTTGCCACTGgacatattgaaattaaagaCATGCTTAAAGTTGGTGTGCCACTTAAGGTTGCTGGAGTTTCTGTTCTGGCTCTTCTCATGCCAACACTTG GATCTATTGTTTATGGAACAAATGATGGTACGCAATAG
- the LOC11409521 gene encoding cysteine proteinase inhibitor 5, with translation MKLYNVAIFVLFLSVVSVFTVSDGKDALVGGWTPIKNVKDPQVVEIAKFAVTEYGKQSGSKLSFVKVIKGETQVVSGTNYRLVLAAKVVSATKNYEALVWEKPWLHLKNLTSFKPVA, from the coding sequence ATGAAACTTTACAACGTTGCAATCTTCGTTCTTTTTCTATCTGTTGTGTCGGTCTTTACCGTTTCCGATGGTAAGGATGCTCTTGTCGGTGGGTGGACCCCAATCAAGAACGTGAAAGACCCACAGGTGGTTGAGATCGCGAAATTCGCAGTGACAGAGTACGGTAAACAATCTGGTTCGAAACTGAGTTTCGTGAAAGTGATCAAAGGTGAGACACAAGTGGTTTCTGGTACGAATTATCGTCTTGTGTTGGCTGCGAAAGTTGTTTCTGCGACGAAGAATTATGAAGCACTTGTTTGGGAGAAACCTTGGCTTCATTTGAAGAATCTTACTTCCTTTAAACCTGTTGCTTGA
- the LOC11406420 gene encoding putative MO25-like protein At5g47540: MKGLFKPKPRTPTDIVRQTRDLLLFFDRNTESRDSKREEKQMTELCKNIRELKSILYGNSESEPVSEACAQLTQEFFKENTLRLLIKCIPKLNLEARKDATQVVANLQRQPVQSKLIASDYLENNMDLMDILIVGYENTDMALHYGAMLRECIRHQIVAKYVLNSPHMKKFFDYIQLPNFDIAADAAATFKELMTRHKSTVAEFLSKNYEWFFADYNSKLLESSNYITRRLAVKLLGDMLLDRSNSAVMTQYVSSRENLRILMNLLRESSKSIQIEAFHVFKLFAANQNKPADIVSIFVANKSKMLRLLDEFKIDKEDEQFEADKAQVMEEIASLEA; the protein is encoded by the exons ATGAAGGGCCTCTTCAAGCCAAAGCCACGTACTCCTACTGATATTGTTCGTCAAACCAGAgatcttcttctcttctttgatCGTAACACCGAATCACGCGATTCCAAACGCGAAGAAAAA CAAATGACCGAGCTATGTAAAAATATTAGGGAGCTAAAATCAATCCTTTACGGAAATAGTGAATCGGAGCCTGTCTCAGAAGCTTGTGCGCAATTGACTCAGGAGTTCTTTAAGGAGAACACATTGCGATTGCTTATCAAATGTATTCCTAAATTGAATTTGGAG GCCAGGAAAGATGCCACTCAAGTTGTTGCGAATTTACAAAGGCAACCGGTTCAGTCTAAGTTGATCGCATCTGATTACCTGGAGAATAATATGGATCTTATGGATATTTTGATAGTTGG TTATGAAAACACGGATATGGCTTTACACTACGGTGCGATGCTGAGGGAGTGCATAAGGCACCAGATTGTTGCAAA ATATGTTCTGAACTCACCTCATATGAAGAAGTTCTTTGATTATATTCAACTTCCAAATTTCGACATTGCTGCAGATGCTGCAGCTACTTTTAAG GAACTCATGACACGACATAAATCTACTGTAGCTGAATTCCTTTCTAAGAATTACGAATGG ttttttgcTGATTATAATTCTAAGCTGTTGGAATCTTCCAATTATATCACAAGGCGCCTAGCTGTCAAG TTGCTGGGGGATATGTTACTCGATCGTTCAAATTCAGCCGTAATGACACAATATGTGAGCTCAAGAGAAAACCTGAGGATTTTGATGAATCTTTTAAGA GAGTCAAGCAAAAGCATACAGATCGAAGCATTTCACGTTTTTAAG CTATTTGCTGCTAACCAAAATAAACCAGCTGATATTGTCAGCATATTCGTTGCAAACAAAAGTAAGATGCTGAGACTATTGGATGAATTCAAAATCGATAAAG AGGATGAACAGTTTGAAGCTGACAAAGCTCAGGTGATGGAGGAAATTGCTTCTCTTGAAGCATAA